A genomic region of Pseudomonas sp. MPC6 contains the following coding sequences:
- a CDS encoding SDR family oxidoreductase: protein MPVTAVSGSTLATTNKVAFVTGASRGIGRETALAFARAGFDVAISARTLDEGESHDHALRYADGSLLSGSLNATAAQIRAMGRKALVVRMDLLDSASVLDASAAVFSEFGRVDVLVNNAIYQGSDLNLPFMQLQPDTLERVFQGYVMSPFLLTRAVVAGMVEQGGGVIINVTSGAGETDPPVAAGKGGWGYAYGAGKAAVSRLSGILAVELGESGIRGFTVNPGVVTTDALKATIGDRGVIALRAGSAPPEVPAAVMLWLATAEQAVDHQRRTIACQPFALEHGIVADWR, encoded by the coding sequence ATGCCAGTTACAGCCGTCAGCGGTTCCACTTTGGCGACCACGAACAAAGTGGCATTCGTCACCGGCGCCAGTCGCGGTATCGGCCGCGAAACGGCGCTGGCATTCGCCCGTGCCGGGTTCGATGTGGCGATCAGTGCGCGCACCCTGGACGAGGGCGAAAGCCACGACCATGCCTTGCGTTATGCCGATGGCTCGCTATTGTCCGGCAGCCTCAATGCGACCGCTGCGCAAATCCGGGCCATGGGCCGCAAGGCCCTGGTGGTGCGCATGGACTTGCTCGACAGCGCTTCGGTACTGGACGCCAGTGCAGCGGTGTTCAGCGAGTTCGGTCGTGTCGATGTATTGGTCAACAACGCCATCTACCAGGGCAGCGACCTCAACCTGCCGTTCATGCAACTGCAGCCCGACACCCTGGAGCGGGTATTTCAGGGGTATGTCATGTCACCCTTTCTGCTGACCCGTGCGGTGGTGGCCGGGATGGTCGAACAGGGTGGCGGGGTGATCATCAATGTGACCTCCGGCGCGGGTGAAACCGACCCTCCGGTCGCCGCAGGCAAGGGCGGCTGGGGCTACGCCTACGGGGCTGGCAAAGCGGCGGTGTCGCGCCTGTCGGGCATTCTCGCGGTCGAACTGGGCGAGTCGGGCATTCGTGGCTTTACGGTCAATCCGGGGGTGGTCACCACCGATGCGCTCAAGGCCACCATCGGCGATCGCGGTGTGATCGCGCTGCGTGCCGGCTCGGCGCCCCCCGAGGTGCCCGCCGCTGTCATGCTCTGGCTGGCCACCGCTGAACAGGCCGTCGACCATCAACGTCGCACCATCGCCTGCCAGCCTTTCGCGCTGGAGCATGGGATTGTGGCGGACTGGCGATAA